In the genome of Carya illinoinensis cultivar Pawnee chromosome 13, C.illinoinensisPawnee_v1, whole genome shotgun sequence, the window ATTGACAATAGAGCCTTAAACATAAGGAGCTGTATGGAGCAAAGGACTTCAAGAGAAATAGCTAAATCTTGATAGACAGAATTGCACTTGAGAAGCCATTAGAGAATACACATAACTTGAGTCAGCAGATTACACATAAGTTAGAGGGAGTAACTTTACAAACCACCTTCTCAACAGACAATGGTTTAACTGGCTTGAGTTTTTATAAGTACAGCAGTTTggttaattctttttctttttctttttctttttttttagttcAAAGAAATCTGCAGGTGGAGTTGATGCTATATTAGAGACTGATCAGATTTAGAGCAGCAAATCCACCTTCAAGCAAATCGAGAGTAACAGAAATAGTTCAAGAATTGCTCCAGTCAAAAGATTCAAACACCCCAAAATGATTTAAGAATATCAACTTGATGCTATCTTGTTGTTCAATTTGAAACACAAACATTCAATCAATTTTATATTCTGTTACTCAATAATCAATAAGCTTTCTCACTTGAAGCGTGAcatttcatataatatcataGAGGCTATAATGATTATAGTCAAAATACCATAATATCCAACTATCAAGTAATGCACTTGCTTCaaaaccacccccccccccccccccccccccacaaaaaacaaaaccaccCAAGTCACCACTtgaccataaccagaacatCCCTTTACAACGAACATGTTCCTGTGACTTAATCAAGCTCAAAATCTCTAATGACAAGCTAATTGTATCGAGGAGTCTATGATTACATACTTATTGGAAAAAAAAGGATTCTATGATTACATGTCACCGGTTCATAGTTATCAAACcaacatcttttaaaaaaagggtCATATGAACTATGAACAGGGAAGAGAAAAAGACAACAATTTCCCAAAAACTGGCTTGAATTTCTCTCAACCATTGATTTCATCCCCCTGACTATGCAACCCAGATGAACTCAAGTAAGAACAGCACTAGATCACATAGTGAAGCATAAaggaggaaagaaagaaaataatttgaaaaaaggcTATGGTAAAGGAGACAATATGTTCCTGGCTCAATCCTCCAATATTGACAAAAGAAGATTCATTTTACCTGATTATGCACAAAACCTTTTAACATATTCAATAAGTCAGCTTCTCGCTCTTTGTCAAGCCTTTCAAGCTCACTCCTGTTGTTTTCCTGCATTTATATAAGCAttaagccatgaaaagtagttAATGCACTTAATCAACAATGGAAAACatgaatttacaaaatttaaatatcatCACCTAAAATGGTAAGGCAACTAAAGATAGACATCTCGAACACATTTGGCAAAAGGATATCcaacataaactaaaataaaaagaaattttaggaCCTTTGGCATGATCTCCTAATCATACAACTTTCAAGACATCCACAATTTGGAATTGTATGACCATGAGAAATTATAGCTACAAGATATAGTCAAGTACTTATCCACCCTACAAATCCCGATAAATGCAATAAAATGTTTGCCAGAGCTCTCAATGAGTCACAAAGAACTCAAAGCTTCCAAAAAcaagtgttaaaaaaatcagTCTCTGCCCCACTCACACCTAGCTAGAAGTTTAAAAAACAGATTGTGAGACAGCTAGCCATAAGGCTTGGATGTCTTGTTTTCCTGTCAAAGCTTGAGAATTTTATTGGATGTAATTGACAAGACTAAGGCTACTTATGCGAGTACAATTTGCCCAAATTGGTCAACTACAGAAGATGGGAAAAGGTAACTACTAATTCCTAATCGGTAATAAGAACTGGATAATAACTCTGGAAATCAGGGCACAACATGAGTATAAAGACACCATAATTCAGACAAACCCTACCCAATAAGTAAAGGGCCAGATGGGCGGATGGCTCTCATCAGCTATATTGGATCAAATGTCGGCAGTTTCAGGAACTAAAAAAAGATCCAAGGATTCTTCCATTCCCCTCATTTCTCCAttgtcaatttctttttttgatagtttaaaaaaagatattagtAACACAAATAACTAACCACAAGTATTGCCAAACATACGTGCCCCACCAATAAACCATCAGCAACAGAAAATACTGGACAGCATTCATCCTACTGCCTGAAAAGTGATGGTCACATGAAACTGAGGATGCACGTATTCTTTTGCACCGACCACCAAGCTCCAACCAACTTAAAGCACCTGATAGATCATCTGGCCAAGGAAGCATAAATGTTCTCCTACACATCAATCCTGACCATCTTATCCAATTAATTTGGCTCATTCTAGCATTTTTTCAAGGATTGTCTCCAGAATTTTTAAGGTTAGGCTCAACTACTCATCAACCAACACCCTGAAACATACTTCAATGAAAGAGAATTCATGCCATCATATTTTTCTACAGCCactaaaaaaaaggataaaaaagaaGCTACCAAGTCACCAAGTCAAACCCTTCTAAGATTTGTTTACTAAGTTATTGCATTAAACACCTATCTTTTAAGATGTGCTTTCACTTTCCACTAGTTTAGTATTGGATTTACCAAGTGCAGCAAATGTCATCACAAGTTTAGTTTCCCCTTGATCACAACAGGAAATGGTAAATTAAAATTGTTGATGGATGCATTAGAATTCGAAAGGTCTGGTCTGAAAATCTAAACTATGCTGAATGGAATGTACAGAACTGGAGTCAAAATGAACATATTCTTAATTTCCACAAACTTGAAGAGATAAACTACAATCTAGACatgttgaaaatatttcatgatgCGAGAAAGGTTTAGGTCTGCTGATACCTTGATCCGCTGATATTCTCTAATTGCAATATTTTTGGCATCCTCTGTGGCTCTTATTGTCTCTTTCAAGTCCTCAATCTTGCGATTCCTTGATTTTCCAGGACCAAATACTTTAGATGATGTAGCCTCGAGTTTTTCAGCCCTTGATTCCAATGAACTCAATTCCGATAGAAGAGTCTGCACTGTCAGCAAAGCACTTGAGCGATCCGAGAACGCACTGTGGACAACTAACATTAGCCCAAGATATTCGTGAATGGTATCCTGCAAtacatacaaaataaatatcattagGACAGTGGAAGACTTCCTAAGGAGTGAAATGACTTTAAACAAAAATGTTTAGGTACACTTGTAAAGTCACAAATGAGTTAAGCCAGTGCAAGCATAACCACCTCCTCACACAATTGGCAAGCTTTCCATAGGAGGAACATCCACGTACActttaatatatacatatatatattatttattacatttcaAAGCATAGTCTACCGCAAAGGTTCGGTGATTTACCAAATGCTCGACAGTCTGAGCATTTAACTCCCGATAGAATCTACTTGCTTTGACAGCAGCAGTTGCAAAACCTTTCATGTCATGGGCCCGTGCTTTCTGAGAGTTAAACACGGCCTCCTCGTTCTCAAATTTTGTCAGTTTAATAAATGCCAGCCCTAATTCAGCCATCGTATCTCCCATATCTTGCTGAGCCTTGACAAGTGATTCAGCCTAACATACCATTCAGAACATGAGAAACAATCGAAAAATCACTTGTAGAGAAATGGATCACTGCAAGCATGCACATTTTACTAGCTTGTTTTCAAAACATGTAGATACCATGGTACATCAATGGCACATACCTTCGTATATGTTCACCCAAAAGATATCCATACCACCACATAGCTCTCTTTTGGTGTTTTGGTGTTGAGAGTacatcaacacttctcaacatactcctatactattcattattttgttattactttttactacttttcaatattttattattacctttcacttattttttcactactattcacaacatacctcaacacttctcaactaTTAATCTTATACCAGCGTACATACAAATATACATTAAGATTCGCAGAATAGGACTGCTAAAAAAACACCAAGAATGAGCTTAACATATACATAACCTGCTTAGAAACATTGCTAAGTTGTTGCTCgagatcattaattttctctttcctttctatAAACTCCTTATCTTCCTCTACCACGAGAGGTCTCGACCCTCCCCAATCATTGGCAACCGACTGCTTCAACTCCTTGAACAACCTCAACAAGTCTCTCCCTCCTTTTGCAGGCTGCACCACCTCATGCGGTGCCACCACCACGCTGCTCTCCCCCAGCAACTGCTTGGGCAACTTCACCGCCCCGTCGAGCATCCTTGAAGCCACGTCCGTCGTAGTCGCCAGCGGCAGCTTCCCTTGAACCTGTAAGAACACCTTGAGCTCATCGCTCCGCTTGATCACCGGGTGCGCCGCCAGTCTCCGCAGGTACTTCTCCAGGGCCACCCTTCTCAGCTCCACGAACTCCTGCTTATGCATCACCTGACTCTCTACCACGCTCTTGTCTGGCCGAGGCGGTATGAAGAGCCCTCTGTACGACTCTGCCAACCGATCTGATAACGTGACCACGTCTCGGAACCGTCTCCGGACGCTAAATTCGACTCCTCCGAACTCCGGGACATTCGTTCTCGTCGTAATCAAATACGTCACGTAAGTTCCACCGCCCGGCACGATCGAATTCGAAGCTTCCTGCTCTTTCAGCGGATTCGACACCGTGATTTTCACATACTCCGAGTCCGTACTCGAAGACGTAGACCATGATGCGGATCTTGAAAATCTCCCGAAATTATCCAAATTCAGGCTATGGTTTTCGACTCCGTTGACGTCTCCGACATTATCCCCAAACGGGGGAGGCTCAAAGTAAGAGCTCTCCGTCGGGGAGTTATGGTATAGGTGATCGCGGTAGGGTGGCGGCGAGAGGATAGGATCCGAATCGGCCGGGGTGACGAGGATCGACGGCGCAAGAGGGTGGGATGTATCGGAGATCGCCGACGATAGAGCGCTTCGGTAGTTTGAGTATGAATTGCTGTCGTTCAACGGATTGTCGATGACGAGATTTTCCATTTCCTCCTTGGAGGCGTAAAGATGGGCTTCTTCGAACCCTTCGTTGTCCGAGCCCATCATTTCGTcgcccaaaataaaaaaatttccaaaactGAAGCTTTTACGGTGTAAGAAGTTCACCAAGACCTAGCCAAGCTGGAAGATGATGATGGAGAAAGAGCGCCCAGCACGTGGCTTGAGATGCACAGCagtgagagggagagaaggaAGGGCCGAAGAAGCAAAGATTGGCACTATGGATTTTTAGTTGGGAGCTCTGAATTCTGAAGGTGCTTTGGTCGCATTTTGTTGTTTGTTGGGATAAAAATTAGATATAGGAAAGGTAGTTCTGTAGGTTCAAATCGTTTTTTGTGCGGAGTTCTCAGCTTAACACTGAGCTGAGTTGGCACCACTTATCTATTCTGAAAAATTTTATCGGAAGTATTTCAGCatatatttctatttaattaatatataattcattatttttatcattttatcttaacttttaaatatatatttaaatataagaataatagattatatattaattaaatgaagatatataacgtaagattttattttagcATTTCTCAtctattttacatatatttgaCTCTATATGAGTTCAAATAACCTTCTTTACGTGATacgtaattaattataaataaataaattaccaactataattttattttaatatttatctcACTTTAATGaggttgtatattaaaaatatggtttgagtattattttttttataataacaaATTTAAAGCCATTAATAATGATAGATCGccgtaataaaataaaattagataaaaataaaatatataacatattcctttaaaatatgaaatcatataattttttaaaaaattaagaaatattcaTATATCAGGAAGAAACAATACAAATCTTGTCTCTCAAAATAACAGATAAAACCTTCATGAaccatcctcaatccataccAATTCAGAAACTAATGTTTTTGCTAACTGAGTAGCAGCATCCTTTATTCCCATCTCTCCTAACAAACACTACTCTCCAAAATAGTTGTCTGGATAACGTGTGCTAGATACCCTAGAACAATCAACTTTGGAACAGATATTATCGATTAATACTTTAGCATCACCATCAAAAATAACATGAGAAATCACTAACTCTTGGCATAACTGCATGGCACATAATAAAGCATAACTCTCTACTTGAAGCATTGAAGGAACAATTGGTTTGGGAACAGCCAATATAACCTCTGCATCACCACATTGATTTCTTATAATAACTTCAAATCCTATAGAGCCCTCATCTGTAACATAAGCCACATCAAAATTAATCTTGTAGTAGGGATCCAAAGCTGGTACCCAAGAAATATTTTCGTCAGTTAAAACCTGCTCAAATGTAACTGCAAGCTGCTTCTTCCTATCTTGTATTACCTCATTAAATATATCAACTTCCTTCATTGCAAACTTGTGTATGACAATTGGACTTTGAAATTTATGTTCAAACACCCATCTGTTCCTGTGATTCCACAATTTGTGAAACACAGAAACAACATAGATCAAATGTTGTTCTTCTAATCTCTGCAATAGATCTTTCCATAAAGCAGCAAAATCTTCGTAATCTGTATGCCACTTCTTGCAAGTACTTGTATAATCCCCTTATGCATCTACTGCAGCAAGACATGTCCAAAGAACATGCAAAGTAGTTTCTTCTACACTGATGTAAACAGGGCATGAatctttttcaacaattttttccCTCAGCAACTTGCCCATTGTTAGTAAGATATATTGAAGGGCTTTCCATAAAAACTACTTTATCTTGCCAGGAACCTACAATTGCCATAGTTTCCTCCACTACATACCGTCATTAGAATATTTTGAAGTTCGCCCTCTAGTTTGTCTATTTATCACAAGTTTCACAAAATAGGCACTCTTAATAGTAAAAACCCCTTTTGGAGAATTCACCCATACGAGCCTATCATCCACCTCCTTGAAACTTAATGGTAGACAATTAATTAGCTGAGCATCATCCTTATTAAACACTGACCCAACCACCTCAGTCTTCCACTCATGCTTCTCTTTGTTAATCAAATCTGCAACTTGGCATCACAGTGAAGAGAATTCATAGGAGTTTGTATCGTATAAGTAGAAGGTTGAGGAAGCTATTTATCATGTCATATTCGAATATTCTCACCATTTCCAACTCTCCACACAGCCCTTGCCTTAACTAAGCCCAAATACTTCTCCAAATATGAGAAGGAGAAGAGTCAATCTTGGACTCAAATATGTGACAGTTTCTGAAGTACTTGTGCTTGAAAATCCAAGATACTAAAGAGGAAGGTTTTTGCAAAAGCCTCCATACTTGTTTTGCTAACAAAGCTTTATTAAAACTAATCAAGTTCCCGAAACCAAGCCCTCCCTTATTTTCCACCAAACCTAGTTTATCCTAACTTTTCCAGTGAACACCCTTAGTAGCTTTGTTGTGACCCCACAAAAAATGAGATATCATAGCTTCAATCTCCTTTAACAAACCATATGGCAACTTGAAAACACTCATAGTATATGCTAGAATTGCTTGAAGCacactttttattaaaatttctttacCAGCCTTATAAAGTAACACATATTTCTAGCTAGTTATTCTCCTCCATATCTTCTCTTTTAAACCTCGAAATGTGTTGTATTTAGATCTTCCCACTACAGTTGGCAAGCCCAtatctatagtgataatataagcGCGAATCCGCGATGTACAGTGTTAGGAACAGTAAatccttttttacctttttttttttttgtttttttcgtccaacgtttttttttccattttaccctTCACTTTATTTGGCAATTACGGTAGTTTAcgttttagttttatttcacCGACagttatttttgtctttttggctTCCCACCGACagttatgttttttgtttttttattttcgattttgcccttatttttattgttcacTTCGTTGTCCTCAGTGTCGTTTTGCTTTGCCTGCTTGGTGTTATTGTCTTTTTACCGTTAATTCTGATATCTTCATCTGATAAACTGAATTGAACTGcagtttaaatattgaaatttctttcatttcgtTGTGGCTTTCTATTGCGTTCTACTCTCTCAGTCAGCCATTGAATTGTAGGTacgtttttattattttcctcaatatattgtaaaaatgaaaagtatagttgcaagcacaattgtgcactaatctgtgcaccaatatgatgtgattggtcaaaaagtaaattttattaaaaacagtgttaatttaaattttaagtatgaataaatcagtgttggtacacagattagtgcgcgactgtgcttgtatgtagcaaaactcttgtaAAAATTAACTGTattgtatgaatgaatgaatttcttacattatataattagatgatatgcatATGTAttacagcaaaaaaaaaaacgaaagatAAAAACTATGTTTGCATATTTACATCTTTATTTACAGAGTAgactaaacaaaaaaatttaacgcATCATACAAATTCAATCTTCTGAAATTTCATCTTCTGATTTGTTGTTGTGTGATAAGAACAGGAAAAAAAACACAGTTAGAGTCAAAAAACAAAACCCACttccaaaatttttgaaaaaaaaaaaaaactatcggaTTAAAAAAATTCGCTCTACATGTAAAGTAtatctatagtgataatatacatcaatacaccaaaaaaatgcacaaatgaaaaaaatttcaccTTCCGGCGTGGCCGTGCGCTCCCACTAGTGGTCATTTGCAACGGATGTGAACGGCGATGTGAGGGACACCCAACAAACAATAGATTCAACCGAGAAACCCAGAAATATCCATCAGGAAAAACAAAATCTTCATTCAACAAAAAACAATAGATCCAAATAACAAACCGAAAAttttgatcaaataaaaaaaataaaaataaaaaaccaaaaaatcaaaaaatatcaCACCTTCCGCGGTGGTCGTGGCCTGCTACGCGCGGCCATAGGTTGCGGATCTGAGCCACGACGTGAGGAAGAACCAACAACGAACAAAGAACAAACCGAAAAATATCCATCACAAAAAAAAGAGACCCAAACAGAGTGCCTTAATAGACACGAGATGCTGAAATATACACAGAGAAGCCGTGAAGGATGAGTCGTTATCACCGGCTAACCACGACGAATGGGAGGATGGTGCTTCACGGCCGTAGATGTCGTGGTCGTGGTTGTTGTACAGATCTGaaaatttcaaacttcaaacaacAAAATCGGAGACAATAAGAACAAGATAAGAcgagacaaaaataaaaacaaaacacgacaaagaaaatcaaacaaaaacaaatatgttcagatctaaaaggaaaaacaaaaaaaatgaaaaaccgtAAAAAAGAATCTCGATCTGAAAGTatgaaaaaacaacaaaaaatataccAAATAAACAGTTCAgatctaaaagttaaaaaaaaaaaaaaaactttttttaaattatactcTAAAGAACAATCTAGATCTAAACGcacaaaacatgaaaaaaaaaaaaaaaaaccagataaACGGAATAGATGAGTGCTGCGAACGAAACTACAAAACgttaaaacaagaagaaaatataaacataaatgaaGCAAGAACATGAAagctatgagagagagaggcaattGAAGATGAAAggagaagggagagagagagagagagagagagagagagagagagagagagagagagaggcaacaGAAGATGAAAGGAGAAGTGGCCGAAATGTGTGGGTTAGGTTTAGAAATGTTTATACATGGCTTCCTAGAATTTCGGTCAAATTACTTTTCTGCCCTCTTATGATTTGTTTATCATCAGATTATTTACTTATATATCTATAGTGTATTTATGTGtatatctctatatatattatcactatagataTCTAGCTATACAGAcctttcaattatatatataaatatttatatatttatatatttatggttatattatataaatatatatttatatatttataattatttaaactttctattatatttatttactttcaatTATCTACACTTTTAATCttacttatatttaatataattttaaataatgattttaaaaataatttaaatagttatggaaatataaaaaatttaattatataaatattatcatacccacaaaaaaattatttaaattttttttttaaatattcactagagaatatttactaaaaaaatacaaaaatattattttaatataataaagaaatgatAAAGATTGACATATTGGAGGGTTTTGAAAATTGAGTAAAATATGgagaaaattttttgaaattatcatttttaactaaattataaataattttatgagAAAGTTAATGTGAATGGCTTTATAAgattagttttttattattttttcaaacttgtctattttggtttttgttagattttttttttcatcacttACACCGCTTATACGttagtataaaattaattttgaatattatttttttattaatattttcttctaatcatttaaactttttattatatttatttacttccaATTATCTACACTTTTTTATcataatcatatttattatctttttaaataataattttaaaaatagtttaaataattatggaaatataaaaaatttaattataaaagtacaaaaaatgatttaattttttgtttaaaatattcaataaagtaacaattcaaaaaataggaaaatatattgagttcttaaaattctaaatacaactaagataataataaaaaaataaaaaaatattattttaatagattagATAAACAATAGCAAATCAAATGTTATAGGTTTTCAAAAACTAagtaaaatttggaaaaaaaaattagaaaatctcatttttagctaaattataaacaagtttatgggaattttaatgtgaatggccttataaaattacttttttcttattttctcaaatttgtcTATTTTGCTTTCTATTagattttgggttttttttttttttttatcatttacacCATTCATACATTAGTATaggattaattttaaatattatttttatattaatattttcttctaattatttaaactttttactatatttatttacttccaattatctacaatttttattatactcatatttattatatttttaaaaatattttaaatatttatggaaatataaaaaatttatcatatctatttttttttaaatattcagtaaagtaacattttaaaaaataagaaaaaatattgagttcttaaatttataaatagagataaaaaaaattaataataaaacaataatagagtaaaatagataaagaataatgaatgaaatgttagaggtttaaaaaaaataagtaaaattttccaaaaaaaaattggataatgtcttcttttgataaattaaagataattttatGGGAAATCtaatttcaataattttataatattatttttctattattctctcaaatttgtctatttttctttatatcatattctggtttttttcttcatcatttcCACCacctatatattagtataagattgatttcatatttactttcttcattttgtacattttactattaagtaaaattattttcccttattcttttaactttttaaaagaatagttataaaactaaatatgaactaaatttataaaactaaatttacttGTAAAATGGGTGATTAAATTTATTCATGCTTTCCTTTTCCAATTGTTGTgctatttttgtcttttttatcttttacctTTTATTTGTTTCAACACAGATGTAGTCAATTATTAGAGTAgtcatttatattaatattcaaaaaatctTTGAAATATGAATAAACCTAATCTAAAACTCttacatataataaaacaatgatattaagtaatataaagaagaaaaaaattgtagatgtagctaaaaatataaatataatttaatatacatataaaattgaataataaataagaacataacattacatttttatatatgccaataatcaataaaaatagtcaATATGGTCaatttatataagtattaatattgattagcTTAAATATGGTCAATCGTATtgagtaatataaaatagagtaaaaaatttacatgtaacttaagaaaaatagattttaaaatatataaaaaattcataccAGCAAATGACAagttatcattttatttgtgtacacaaaaaaaataaaaaataagaacaaaacaaattaaaatatacatatttattaaaaaaacacatcaacaaccaacaaaattatttagaaaaaaaataaattgctgtaaaaaaataaaataaaacaaaattgatTCAATTTAGGAATAAATTgttcaaaattttaaagatatgttatattttgtaaaaaaacaatttcaatgaagaaaaaatatataaaaacataacaataaaaataacgactaaatttgtttatattatctaaaaatatatcaataaaaaaaattatatgttttaattttttaaaaattaatattcttctTTCAACTAATAacgtcttcttctttttttagttttaatttcttgtattttttgttgttaaaaATAGTGGATATTTTGTcatcaa includes:
- the LOC122292035 gene encoding sorting nexin 2B-like; translation: MMGSDNEGFEEAHLYASKEEMENLVIDNPLNDSNSYSNYRSALSSAISDTSHPLAPSILVTPADSDPILSPPPYRDHLYHNSPTESSYFEPPPFGDNVGDVNGVENHSLNLDNFGRFSRSASWSTSSSTDSEYVKITVSNPLKEQEASNSIVPGGGTYVTYLITTRTNVPEFGGVEFSVRRRFRDVVTLSDRLAESYRGLFIPPRPDKSVVESQVMHKQEFVELRRVALEKYLRRLAAHPVIKRSDELKVFLQVQGKLPLATTTDVASRMLDGAVKLPKQLLGESSVVVAPHEVVQPAKGGRDLLRLFKELKQSVANDWGGSRPLVVEEDKEFIERKEKINDLEQQLSNVSKQAESLVKAQQDMGDTMAELGLAFIKLTKFENEEAVFNSQKARAHDMKGFATAAVKASRFYRELNAQTVEHLDTIHEYLGLMLVVHSAFSDRSSALLTVQTLLSELSSLESRAEKLEATSSKVFGPGKSRNRKIEDLKETIRATEDAKNIAIREYQRIKENNRSELERLDKEREADLLNMLKGFVHNQVGYMEKIANVWTKVVEETSYYAKENS